Genomic window (Akkermansiaceae bacterium):
GGGCTCATGGAAAAGACGAATCGGAATGGGAGAAATCAGGAATGGGTCGTGGACGAGGGGCGGACGTAGTCGTCCTGCAGCGCCGGATCAAGGCTGGCCTGTTCCCGCCGCATCATGCGGGCCATGCAGAAGATCACGCCGCCGAGGACGGCGAGGATGACGATCAACAGGAAGAAGATCGAATATCCGGCGGCATCACCACCGGCAGCCATGTTGGCCTGGCAGGTCGCACACGCGAGCGGAGATTGGAGCATCATGGCTGTAATGGGGTCAGAGATGGAGGCGGGTGGCCTTGCGGTAAAAGAGGACGCCATAGACCGGCATCACGATGGCTCCGGCGATGCCGATGCCGCCGAGAGTACGGGTCAGCGTGGTGGCCTCCTGCATGTAGACGAAGGCCCATAGCGCGAGGAACACGAAGAGCAGGGTGCTCACGGTGACGAAGACGATGTGGAAACCTTTGAGTGACATGGGAAGTTCCGGGTTGGAGGGTTACTTGCCGAAGAAGTGCGGGTCGAAGATCGGGTCGAACTCCGCGAAAGCGGTCAGACCGAACAGCGCCAGCGCGAAGATGAACGAGCCGAAGAAGATCCAGTAGATCGACTTCTTCTCGTGGTTAAGGTGCATGAAGATCGCACCGACGAGGCTCGCCTTAACGGTGGCGATGGCGAGGCCGAGGATGCAGTCCCACATGTCAAAGCCGTGGTGACCGATGTCGAGAGCCTCGACGGTCGCCACAGCAACGGTCAGAACCGTGCAGACGAGCAACGCGCCGAAGATCAGCAGATAGAGCTTCTTTGCCTTTTGGATTTCTTCAGGGGAATTTGCCATGGAGATAGGTGATGAAAAAGTTCGCTGCTGGGTGGATCACATCAAATACAGGACCGGGAACACGAAGATCCAGACAAGGTCCACGAAGTGCCAGAAGAGGCCACCGACCTCCACCCGGTTGGCGAGCCACTCGGGATTGGAGAGATACATTTTGCGGCCGAAGAACAGGTAGTAGCCCAGCACGATCGCGCCACCCACCACGTGCAGGCCGTGGAGACCGGTGATGGTGAAGTAGATGGCGTAGTAGGTGTTCCAGGACGGGGTGAACTTCGAGGCGAAGCGGATCTCCTCACGCGGCACGGAAAGGTGCGGGAAGGTGTGCGGCTTGGTCAGGTCATCGCCGTTGGGGTTGCGGGCCGTGTAGTTCGGGCCGGTGAACTCTTCCTTGAAAGCGGCCAGACCGGAGAGTTTGATGCCGTTCTTCTCTTCGGAGAATTTCTTGATTTCCTTCCAACCGACGCGATAGCGCTCTTTCCAGGTGGGATGGCGGTTCGGCTTGCCGGTCTTCTCGTCCACCTTGTATTCCTTGAGGAGACGTGCTTCCAGTTTGGCGATCTCGCCACGGTGCCAGGCCCAGATTTCCCGGGTGAAGGCGTCGTTCTTCATCAGCCAGGAGTTGTCGATGGCCAGATCGATATCGATCCCCTTCTCCTTCGCCTTCATGGCGAAGTGCTGGAAGTCGATCGCGTCCACGTAGTGGAAGACCATCGGGCTGGCGAGGAGCTTGCCCTCGACCACTGTGTCATCCCGCAGGCGGGACTGGCCGTCGGCCTCACGGATGTCACGCGGGGCGAAAAGGAAGTGGACGGGCTTGCTGACGTTGAAGGCGACGGACGGAATCTCGGTCAGGAGTTTCGGGGCCAGGGCCTCGGCGTCGATGTTGACGTTAGGAGCCAGTGCGACGCTGGAGGCGTCCGGATTGGCGGCCTTGGCATCGTTCCATTCCTGGCGGAGGGCGGCGGTGCGGAGGGCGCCGTTGTGCTTGCGGGCCTTCAGGTGGACGCCGCGGACCTTCGAAAGCAGGTCGGTGGTGAGTGGTTCACCTGCCTTGGCGATCACTTCCTCGGCCTCGCCGACCTTGGTGACGGCCTTGACGTCGGCGGCGACGGTGACGGTCGCGCCGTGGTGCTTCGCCTGGTCGGCGATGCTCTTCACCCATGCGCCGTGGTAGCGGACGGTGCTGAAGCTGAACTTGGTGCCTTCGATGACGATCTGGTTCTCCTCGATCTTGTCACCCTTGTAGTTTTTGACGTACTCACCGTTCTCCTTCTCGTAGCCGAGGTGGCCTTCGACGATGGAGTAGTCATTCAGGCGGACGGCCTGGTGGCCGAACTTCACTTTGTACTCGATGGCCTTGAGCACCATGAAGAGTCCGGCGCAGAGGATGGTGATCCACATGTAGATCTGGAATTTCCGCCACTCTCGCATCTTCAGCGCGGCCCATGCGAACACGACGGTCACGGAGGAACCGATGAGGACGAAGGTGTTGATCAGACCGGGGAGCACCGGCAGGGTCCGCTCCGGCCATGGATAGTCAGCCCCGATGCGGAGGAAGACGTAGGCGGAGAAGAAACCACCGAAAAGCATGACCTCGGAGGCCAGGAACAACCAGATGGCGATCTTCGAGTTGAAGAGCCCGGTGTCCTTGCGGGGTGTTACGATGTAGGGAATTTCCATTTTGGAGAGATGTCTGGTTTCCGTTGGCGGCCTTCAGCAGGCCGCGGGCGGAGCGCTCTGGATCAGTGGTGGGCTGCCTTGGCTGGGGTTGCCGCCGCGTCGCCGGCGCCGTGTTTCGGCTCGATCCACTGCGGGAGGTAGTCCTCCTTGCAGTCAGGACGGCTGTATTCGTAAGGACCGCGGTAGACGGCGATGTCGAAGGTGAAGTTGCCGTGGCCGGGAGGTGTCGGGGTCGCCCACTCCAGGGTGGTGGCGTCCCACGGGTTGTCACTCTGGACCTTGCGGCCGAACTTCCAGGCACCGAAGAGGTTGAGGAAGAACGGGATCTGCGCGACGGCCAGCGCCCATGCGCCCCATGACATGAGGATGTTCAGGTCGATGTGCTGGGCCACGGTGTTGGCGAAGACGTTGGCACTGTCCACACCCTGGGAAAGGGCGGTCTTGTCGAGGTAGGCGTCACCACCATTGTACCAGCGGCGGTGGAAGCCTGCCATACCCTGCACGAGCATCGGGAAGAAGATGACGTTCATGCAGACGAGGCTCGGCCAGAAGTGGAGGTGGCTCAGCTTGCGGCTCATGAAGCGGCCGGTGATCTTCGGATACCAGTGATACACCCCGGCGAAGAGGCCGAAGAGAATCCCCGGTGCCACCACGTAGTGGAAGTGGCCGATCACGTAGTAGGTGTCGTGAAGGTGGAGGTCGGCGAGGTTGAAGGCAAGCGGCAGACCGGTCAGACCGCCGATACCGAACATCGGCAGGAAGGCGCAGGCCCACATCATCGGCGGGGTGAAGCGGATGGAACCGCCCCACAGGGAGATGATCATGGCGGTCAGCAGGATGACCGACGGCACGGAGATGAGCACCGTTGTGGTCTGGAACCAGGTGGAGACCATCGGTCCCATGCCGGTCATATACATGTGGTGGGCCCACACGATGAAGGAGAGGAAGCCGAGGACGAGGACGGAATAGACCATCGACTTGTAGCCCCACAGCGGCTTGCGGGTGTTGGCCGGGATGATTTCCGCGACGCAGGCGATGGCAGGAAGAAGGAGCACGTACACCTCCGGGTGGCCGAGGAACCAGAAAAGGTGCTGGAACAGCAGCGGGGAACCACCGCCGGAGAGATCCGCCAGACCTTCCGACTTCGTGAAGAGCCCGGATGGCATGAAGAAGGAGGAATGGGCGACGCGGTCCATGAGCTGCATGATGCCGGCGGCCTCAAGCGGAGGGAACGCGAGCAGGAGCAGGAAGCCGGTGACAAGCATGGCCCACACCAGGAACGGCAGGCGCATCCAGGTCATGCCACGGGCGCGGAGGTTGATGATGGTGGTGATGAAGTTCACCGAGCCGAGAAGCGAGGAAGTGATCAGCAGCACCAGACCGATGAGCCATTGGGTCTGACCCGCGAGCCACTGGTTCACCACCTGGCCGTCCGCGAAGCCCGCGAGCGGCGAGTAGTTCGTCCAGCCGGACTTCGCCGCACCGGACTCCATGAAGAAGGAGGCGCACATCACCACGCCACCGAGGAGGTAGAGCCAGTAGCTGAGCATGTTCAGCTTCGGGAACGCCATGTCCGGCGCGCCGATCTGCAGCGGGGTCACGTAGTTGCCGAAAGCACCGAAGCCGAGCGGCACGATGCCGAGGAACACCATGATGGTGCCGTGCATGGCTCCGAACATGTTGTAGGTCTCACCGGTCACCTTGCCATCGGACAGCCAGCGGGCTTTCCAACTGTCGGTGAAGATCCAGCTCATCCACTCGTGCAGCGGCTCGTGCGGATAGGCGATGCTCCAGCGCATCACCATCATCAGGTAGAATCCGAAGGCCAGGAAGCACATGGCCGTGATCCCGTACTGGATGCCGATCATCTTGTGATCGGTGGAGAAAACGTATTTCTGGAGGAATCCCGGATCGTGATGATGGTGATCGTCATGATGGGCGTCATGCCCGTGGTGGGAGTCTGCGTGGGCGCTCATAGGTCCGGCTGCGGCGGTGGGGTCGAAGGTGGAGTTGGGGAAAGGTGACGGAAAAAGATCCGCCGTTGGTTTTGAAATCAGGGGGCAGGTGCCAGCTGGAGGGTCACAGGGTCCATCATGATCTGCGGATCGAGCGGCTCACCCGGGAGCGCCTTGTCGTGTTCCGCCATGACTTCCGCGTCGGTGGAAGGCTGGCCCGCCTTGGCGCGCTTGCCGGAGATGTCGAGCGCGGCTTTCGCCATGTCCACGGTGACGACATCACCGGAGGTGTTGCCGAAGCCGTTGCGGATGTAGGTCAGCAGGCCGGCGAGGTCTTCCGCGCCCATACCCGCGCCCTGCGGAGGCATGAGGCCAGCGCCATAGGTCTTGCCGGAGCTGGTCGGTCCCTGGAGACCGTTGAGGATGACCATGGCGAGCGCGTCGGTGTTGCCGAGCACGCGCTTGGAACCGGCGAGGGCCGGGTAGTTGGAGCCGTCACCCTTCGCGTCCGGGCCGTGGCAACCCGCGCACTTCGCGGAGTAGAGCTTCGCACCGCGGGCGGAGAGAACCTCGATGGCTGGCTTCGGCTTCGGACCGCTGTCCTCACCACCGGGGGCTTCGGCACGGACGTAGCCGGGCTTGAAGAGCGTCTTGTAGTTGAACCAATCCCCACCGTGGCCGAGGATGCCACCTGCGATCACGCCCGTGATGCCGATCACGACGATGAGTCCAATGGAGACCGGTTCACGGCCGTTGTCGGCGATGCGCTTCTCACGCGCGGTCGCGGCGGCTTCGCGGATGATACGGCCATGAGCCTCGGCGACGTTGATCGACTCATCGAGGTCAGGCTTGGAGTTCGGCACGGACATGGTGGGAAATGAATGCGTTGTGGGGAAAATTATTTCTTCTCGTCGTCCT
Coding sequences:
- a CDS encoding cytochrome C oxidase subunit IV family protein; translation: MANSPEEIQKAKKLYLLIFGALLVCTVLTVAVATVEALDIGHHGFDMWDCILGLAIATVKASLVGAIFMHLNHEKKSIYWIFFGSFIFALALFGLTAFAEFDPIFDPHFFGK
- a CDS encoding heme-copper oxidase subunit III — encoded protein: MEIPYIVTPRKDTGLFNSKIAIWLFLASEVMLFGGFFSAYVFLRIGADYPWPERTLPVLPGLINTFVLIGSSVTVVFAWAALKMREWRKFQIYMWITILCAGLFMVLKAIEYKVKFGHQAVRLNDYSIVEGHLGYEKENGEYVKNYKGDKIEENQIVIEGTKFSFSTVRYHGAWVKSIADQAKHHGATVTVAADVKAVTKVGEAEEVIAKAGEPLTTDLLSKVRGVHLKARKHNGALRTAALRQEWNDAKAANPDASSVALAPNVNIDAEALAPKLLTEIPSVAFNVSKPVHFLFAPRDIREADGQSRLRDDTVVEGKLLASPMVFHYVDAIDFQHFAMKAKEKGIDIDLAIDNSWLMKNDAFTREIWAWHRGEIAKLEARLLKEYKVDEKTGKPNRHPTWKERYRVGWKEIKKFSEEKNGIKLSGLAAFKEEFTGPNYTARNPNGDDLTKPHTFPHLSVPREEIRFASKFTPSWNTYYAIYFTITGLHGLHVVGGAIVLGYYLFFGRKMYLSNPEWLANRVEVGGLFWHFVDLVWIFVFPVLYLM
- a CDS encoding cbb3-type cytochrome c oxidase subunit I yields the protein MSAHADSHHGHDAHHDDHHHHDPGFLQKYVFSTDHKMIGIQYGITAMCFLAFGFYLMMVMRWSIAYPHEPLHEWMSWIFTDSWKARWLSDGKVTGETYNMFGAMHGTIMVFLGIVPLGFGAFGNYVTPLQIGAPDMAFPKLNMLSYWLYLLGGVVMCASFFMESGAAKSGWTNYSPLAGFADGQVVNQWLAGQTQWLIGLVLLITSSLLGSVNFITTIINLRARGMTWMRLPFLVWAMLVTGFLLLLAFPPLEAAGIMQLMDRVAHSSFFMPSGLFTKSEGLADLSGGGSPLLFQHLFWFLGHPEVYVLLLPAIACVAEIIPANTRKPLWGYKSMVYSVLVLGFLSFIVWAHHMYMTGMGPMVSTWFQTTTVLISVPSVILLTAMIISLWGGSIRFTPPMMWACAFLPMFGIGGLTGLPLAFNLADLHLHDTYYVIGHFHYVVAPGILFGLFAGVYHWYPKITGRFMSRKLSHLHFWPSLVCMNVIFFPMLVQGMAGFHRRWYNGGDAYLDKTALSQGVDSANVFANTVAQHIDLNILMSWGAWALAVAQIPFFLNLFGAWKFGRKVQSDNPWDATTLEWATPTPPGHGNFTFDIAVYRGPYEYSRPDCKEDYLPQWIEPKHGAGDAAATPAKAAHH
- a CDS encoding c-type cytochrome — protein: MSVPNSKPDLDESINVAEAHGRIIREAAATAREKRIADNGREPVSIGLIVVIGITGVIAGGILGHGGDWFNYKTLFKPGYVRAEAPGGEDSGPKPKPAIEVLSARGAKLYSAKCAGCHGPDAKGDGSNYPALAGSKRVLGNTDALAMVILNGLQGPTSSGKTYGAGLMPPQGAGMGAEDLAGLLTYIRNGFGNTSGDVVTVDMAKAALDISGKRAKAGQPSTDAEVMAEHDKALPGEPLDPQIMMDPVTLQLAPAP